The Antennarius striatus isolate MH-2024 chromosome 11, ASM4005453v1, whole genome shotgun sequence genome window below encodes:
- the fam149b1 gene encoding protein FAM149B1 isoform X1, with protein sequence MISRYNRRPVSHKLEIRGLSRSSLDHHPLPEEADDDQTVQHYLHALQEAVSTHNSSETSAASGHSDCPTVISLDSNQSWSGIHSSTGTGISTERSSVFSWGYDEFDKAASLQVQQMFEEIDKELYEGGGEGEGILQGLQDECQQWATRFPHLRILGAQLMCPSDEGFRWYATSMKDCSSISPSAGKEDVVKSQEKGKGSNELNVQGRRAILIRSYSADLDGAFGTSSSSSSQDKPRPIEVEGLMEEYLAFDSRDLEDELEQDCLEAGRRRHPLPPVSPYRCRHQAVLDLLFDDVWRELVGWTKDLVQRHWECCTSSDKKISGNLSPVQQKSEHPLMLLSMPPMMPPKVSHSRVPPLTACLQLQNTKSRGSKQKSRRKSKKQKRPSSSGKVPSGATTTQQNLNDLIVIHSIPLQQRNLTALERNQEPEERTCHRPGSSVVPSSKHRPRRTLDQSYTLLPRAAHSARRRNPPPRTLMPLVPSLSQSGAAGSMDEVIRGTRLPTANDCLVSPLLPLSRNTLLPPISTGDPESPHPGQQSRPPQVWHSTAHGFSPPQRQKGTSSRAHSAVIDEAASSIPRDRLHLLDVFSRPNTTHTYRSDTPFRRSFTVLDNIGQGRPGRASVGTDSLGIGVTGISLGISSSSFLDSFSHHPLGHSPIEDEEEPDPQTPVPAQVVPVSVQPRTHTRGSISSRASRPGF encoded by the exons ATGATTTCACGATACAACCGAAGACCCGTGTCGCATAAACTTGAGAT TCGTGGGTTATCCCGAAGTAGCCTTGATCACCACCCACTCCCAGAAGAAGCAGATGATGACCAAACTGTTCAACACTACCTCCATGCCCTCCAGGAAGCCGTCTCTACTCACAACAG TTCAGAAACATCTGCTGCCTCAGGCCACTCTGACTGTCCCACCGTCATCTCACTAGACTCCAATCAGTCCTGGTCAGGTATCCACAGCTCCACAGGAACTGGCATCTCCACAGAGAGGAGCTCTGTGTTCTCTTGGGGATATGAT GAGTTCGATAAGGCAGCATCCCTGCAGGTGCAGCAGATGTTTGAGGAAATCGACAAAGAGCTATATGAGGGGGGAGGCGAGGGAGAAGGGATTCTCCAGGGGCTGCAGGATGAATGTCAGCAGTGGGCCACACGCTTTCCACATCTCCG CATCTTGGGGGCTCAACTGATGTGTCCCAGTGACGAAGGTTTCCGGTGGTACGCCACTTCAATGAAAGACTGctcatccatcagtccatcagCAGGCAAAGAGGATGTTGTAAAGTCCCAGGAGAAAGGAAAGGGCAGCAATGA GTTGAATGTGCAGGGGAGGAGAGCAATCCTGATAAGGTCCTATTCAGCAGACTTGGATGGGGCTTTTGGCACATCTAGCAGCTCCTCTAGTCAAGACAAGCCAAGACCGATTGAAGTGGAGGGTCTTATGGAGGAATACCTGGCTTTCGATAGCAGAGACTT GGAGGATGAGCTGGAGCAGGACTGTTTGGAGGCAGGTCGGCGGCGTCAccctctgcctcctgtctcaCCATACCGGTGTCGCCACCAAGCAGTCCTCGATCTGCTGTTTGATGATGTTTGGCGGGAGCTGGTTGGCTGGACGAAAGACCTGGTTCAACGACACTGGGAGTGCTGCACCTCAT CTGACAAAAAGATTTCAGGGAACCTTAGTCCAGTGCAGCAGAAGTCCGAACATCCCTTAATGCTGCTCTCCATGCCGCCCATGATGCCACCGAAAGTGAGCCACAGTAGGGTGCCCCCACTCACAGCTTGCCTGCAACTGCAG AACACAAAGTCAAGGGGCTCAAAGCAAAAATCCAGGCGGAAATCCAAAAAGCAGAAAAGACCTTCCAGT TCTGGGAAGGTCCCGAGCGGAGCAACAACAACCCAGCAAAACCTGAACGACCTCATAGTGATCCATAGCATCCCGCTGCAGCAGAGAAACCTGACTGCGCTGGAAAGAAACCA GGAACCAGAAGAACGTACGTGTCACAGACCAGGCTCCAGTGTGGTACCTTCCAGCAAACACCGCCCTCGTCGAACCCTGGACCAGAGCTATACCCTGCTGCCCCGTGCAGCACACTCTGCTCGACGCAGAAACCCTCCTCCCCGAACACTCATGCCACTCGTTCCCAGTCTGAGCCAGTCTGGCGCTGCAGGATCCATGGATGAGGTCATCCGTGGGACACGACT ACCTACAGCAAATGACTGCCTGGTGTCTCCACTGTTGCCTTTGAGCAGGAACACACTGCTTCCGCCCATCAGCACTGGAGACCCTGAGTCGCCTCACCCAGGGCAGCAGTCCAGACCCCCACAGGTATGGCATAGCACGGCTCATGGATTCTCACCCCCACAG CGTCAGAAAGGCACATCTAGCCGTGCCCACAGTGCTGTAATTGATGAAGCTGCCAGTTCAATACCCAGAGATCGCCTCCACCTACTGGACGTATTCTCCCGCCCCAACACCACTCACACTTACAGG TCGGACACTCCATTCCGACGTTCCTTCACAGTATTGGACAACATTGGGCAAGGGCGGCCAGGCAGAGCCTCTGTGGGCACAG ACTCCCTTGGAATTGGTGTGACTGGCATCAGTCTTGGCATCAGTAGCTCATCCTTCCTGGACTCATTTTCCCACCATCCCTTGGGGCATTCTCCCAtcgaagatgaagaagagccaGACCCACAGACCCCTGTCCCAG cTCAGGTGGTGCCTGTGTCAGTCCAGCCTCGGACTCACACCCGGGGAAGTATCTCATCCAGAGCCAGCAGACCTGGATTCTAG
- the fam149b1 gene encoding protein FAM149B1 isoform X4: MMTKLFNTTSMPSRKPSLLTTDSNQSWSGIHSSTGTGISTERSSVFSWGYDEFDKAASLQVQQMFEEIDKELYEGGGEGEGILQGLQDECQQWATRFPHLRILGAQLMCPSDEGFRWYATSMKDCSSISPSAGKEDVVKSQEKGKGSNELNVQGRRAILIRSYSADLDGAFGTSSSSSSQDKPRPIEVEGLMEEYLAFDSRDLEDELEQDCLEAGRRRHPLPPVSPYRCRHQAVLDLLFDDVWRELVGWTKDLVQRHWECCTSSDKKISGNLSPVQQKSEHPLMLLSMPPMMPPKVSHSRVPPLTACLQLQNTKSRGSKQKSRRKSKKQKRPSSSGKVPSGATTTQQNLNDLIVIHSIPLQQRNLTALERNQEPEERTCHRPGSSVVPSSKHRPRRTLDQSYTLLPRAAHSARRRNPPPRTLMPLVPSLSQSGAAGSMDEVIRGTRLPTANDCLVSPLLPLSRNTLLPPISTGDPESPHPGQQSRPPQVWHSTAHGFSPPQRQKGTSSRAHSAVIDEAASSIPRDRLHLLDVFSRPNTTHTYRSDTPFRRSFTVLDNIGQGRPGRASVGTDSLGIGVTGISLGISSSSFLDSFSHHPLGHSPIEDEEEPDPQTPVPAQVVPVSVQPRTHTRGSISSRASRPGF, from the exons ATGATGACCAAACTGTTCAACACTACCTCCATGCCCTCCAGGAAGCCGTCTCTACTCACAACAG ACTCCAATCAGTCCTGGTCAGGTATCCACAGCTCCACAGGAACTGGCATCTCCACAGAGAGGAGCTCTGTGTTCTCTTGGGGATATGAT GAGTTCGATAAGGCAGCATCCCTGCAGGTGCAGCAGATGTTTGAGGAAATCGACAAAGAGCTATATGAGGGGGGAGGCGAGGGAGAAGGGATTCTCCAGGGGCTGCAGGATGAATGTCAGCAGTGGGCCACACGCTTTCCACATCTCCG CATCTTGGGGGCTCAACTGATGTGTCCCAGTGACGAAGGTTTCCGGTGGTACGCCACTTCAATGAAAGACTGctcatccatcagtccatcagCAGGCAAAGAGGATGTTGTAAAGTCCCAGGAGAAAGGAAAGGGCAGCAATGA GTTGAATGTGCAGGGGAGGAGAGCAATCCTGATAAGGTCCTATTCAGCAGACTTGGATGGGGCTTTTGGCACATCTAGCAGCTCCTCTAGTCAAGACAAGCCAAGACCGATTGAAGTGGAGGGTCTTATGGAGGAATACCTGGCTTTCGATAGCAGAGACTT GGAGGATGAGCTGGAGCAGGACTGTTTGGAGGCAGGTCGGCGGCGTCAccctctgcctcctgtctcaCCATACCGGTGTCGCCACCAAGCAGTCCTCGATCTGCTGTTTGATGATGTTTGGCGGGAGCTGGTTGGCTGGACGAAAGACCTGGTTCAACGACACTGGGAGTGCTGCACCTCAT CTGACAAAAAGATTTCAGGGAACCTTAGTCCAGTGCAGCAGAAGTCCGAACATCCCTTAATGCTGCTCTCCATGCCGCCCATGATGCCACCGAAAGTGAGCCACAGTAGGGTGCCCCCACTCACAGCTTGCCTGCAACTGCAG AACACAAAGTCAAGGGGCTCAAAGCAAAAATCCAGGCGGAAATCCAAAAAGCAGAAAAGACCTTCCAGT TCTGGGAAGGTCCCGAGCGGAGCAACAACAACCCAGCAAAACCTGAACGACCTCATAGTGATCCATAGCATCCCGCTGCAGCAGAGAAACCTGACTGCGCTGGAAAGAAACCA GGAACCAGAAGAACGTACGTGTCACAGACCAGGCTCCAGTGTGGTACCTTCCAGCAAACACCGCCCTCGTCGAACCCTGGACCAGAGCTATACCCTGCTGCCCCGTGCAGCACACTCTGCTCGACGCAGAAACCCTCCTCCCCGAACACTCATGCCACTCGTTCCCAGTCTGAGCCAGTCTGGCGCTGCAGGATCCATGGATGAGGTCATCCGTGGGACACGACT ACCTACAGCAAATGACTGCCTGGTGTCTCCACTGTTGCCTTTGAGCAGGAACACACTGCTTCCGCCCATCAGCACTGGAGACCCTGAGTCGCCTCACCCAGGGCAGCAGTCCAGACCCCCACAGGTATGGCATAGCACGGCTCATGGATTCTCACCCCCACAG CGTCAGAAAGGCACATCTAGCCGTGCCCACAGTGCTGTAATTGATGAAGCTGCCAGTTCAATACCCAGAGATCGCCTCCACCTACTGGACGTATTCTCCCGCCCCAACACCACTCACACTTACAGG TCGGACACTCCATTCCGACGTTCCTTCACAGTATTGGACAACATTGGGCAAGGGCGGCCAGGCAGAGCCTCTGTGGGCACAG ACTCCCTTGGAATTGGTGTGACTGGCATCAGTCTTGGCATCAGTAGCTCATCCTTCCTGGACTCATTTTCCCACCATCCCTTGGGGCATTCTCCCAtcgaagatgaagaagagccaGACCCACAGACCCCTGTCCCAG cTCAGGTGGTGCCTGTGTCAGTCCAGCCTCGGACTCACACCCGGGGAAGTATCTCATCCAGAGCCAGCAGACCTGGATTCTAG
- the fam149b1 gene encoding protein FAM149B1 isoform X2: MISRYNRRPVSHKLEIRGLSRSSLDHHPLPEEADDDQTVQHYLHALQEAVSTHNSSETSAASGHSDCPTVISLDSNQSWSGIHSSTGTGISTERSSVFSWGYDEFDKAASLQVQQMFEEIDKELYEGGGEGEGILQGLQDECQQWATRFPHLRILGAQLMCPSDEGFRWYATSMKDCSSISPSAGKEDVVKSQEKGKGSNELNVQGRRAILIRSYSADLDGAFGTSSSSSSQDKPRPIEVEGLMEEYLAFDSRDLEDELEQDCLEAGRRRHPLPPVSPYRCRHQAVLDLLFDDVWRELVGWTKDLVQRHWECCTSSDKKISGNLSPVQQKSEHPLMLLSMPPMMPPKVSHSRVPPLTACLQLQNTKSRGSKQKSRRKSKKQKRPSSSGKVPSGATTTQQNLNDLIVIHSIPLQQRNLTALERNQEPEERTCHRPGSSVVPSSKHRPRRTLDQSYTLLPRAAHSARRRNPPPRTLMPLVPSLSQSGAAGSMDEVIRGTRLPTANDCLVSPLLPLSRNTLLPPISTGDPESPHPGQQSRPPQRQKGTSSRAHSAVIDEAASSIPRDRLHLLDVFSRPNTTHTYRSDTPFRRSFTVLDNIGQGRPGRASVGTDSLGIGVTGISLGISSSSFLDSFSHHPLGHSPIEDEEEPDPQTPVPAQVVPVSVQPRTHTRGSISSRASRPGF; this comes from the exons ATGATTTCACGATACAACCGAAGACCCGTGTCGCATAAACTTGAGAT TCGTGGGTTATCCCGAAGTAGCCTTGATCACCACCCACTCCCAGAAGAAGCAGATGATGACCAAACTGTTCAACACTACCTCCATGCCCTCCAGGAAGCCGTCTCTACTCACAACAG TTCAGAAACATCTGCTGCCTCAGGCCACTCTGACTGTCCCACCGTCATCTCACTAGACTCCAATCAGTCCTGGTCAGGTATCCACAGCTCCACAGGAACTGGCATCTCCACAGAGAGGAGCTCTGTGTTCTCTTGGGGATATGAT GAGTTCGATAAGGCAGCATCCCTGCAGGTGCAGCAGATGTTTGAGGAAATCGACAAAGAGCTATATGAGGGGGGAGGCGAGGGAGAAGGGATTCTCCAGGGGCTGCAGGATGAATGTCAGCAGTGGGCCACACGCTTTCCACATCTCCG CATCTTGGGGGCTCAACTGATGTGTCCCAGTGACGAAGGTTTCCGGTGGTACGCCACTTCAATGAAAGACTGctcatccatcagtccatcagCAGGCAAAGAGGATGTTGTAAAGTCCCAGGAGAAAGGAAAGGGCAGCAATGA GTTGAATGTGCAGGGGAGGAGAGCAATCCTGATAAGGTCCTATTCAGCAGACTTGGATGGGGCTTTTGGCACATCTAGCAGCTCCTCTAGTCAAGACAAGCCAAGACCGATTGAAGTGGAGGGTCTTATGGAGGAATACCTGGCTTTCGATAGCAGAGACTT GGAGGATGAGCTGGAGCAGGACTGTTTGGAGGCAGGTCGGCGGCGTCAccctctgcctcctgtctcaCCATACCGGTGTCGCCACCAAGCAGTCCTCGATCTGCTGTTTGATGATGTTTGGCGGGAGCTGGTTGGCTGGACGAAAGACCTGGTTCAACGACACTGGGAGTGCTGCACCTCAT CTGACAAAAAGATTTCAGGGAACCTTAGTCCAGTGCAGCAGAAGTCCGAACATCCCTTAATGCTGCTCTCCATGCCGCCCATGATGCCACCGAAAGTGAGCCACAGTAGGGTGCCCCCACTCACAGCTTGCCTGCAACTGCAG AACACAAAGTCAAGGGGCTCAAAGCAAAAATCCAGGCGGAAATCCAAAAAGCAGAAAAGACCTTCCAGT TCTGGGAAGGTCCCGAGCGGAGCAACAACAACCCAGCAAAACCTGAACGACCTCATAGTGATCCATAGCATCCCGCTGCAGCAGAGAAACCTGACTGCGCTGGAAAGAAACCA GGAACCAGAAGAACGTACGTGTCACAGACCAGGCTCCAGTGTGGTACCTTCCAGCAAACACCGCCCTCGTCGAACCCTGGACCAGAGCTATACCCTGCTGCCCCGTGCAGCACACTCTGCTCGACGCAGAAACCCTCCTCCCCGAACACTCATGCCACTCGTTCCCAGTCTGAGCCAGTCTGGCGCTGCAGGATCCATGGATGAGGTCATCCGTGGGACACGACT ACCTACAGCAAATGACTGCCTGGTGTCTCCACTGTTGCCTTTGAGCAGGAACACACTGCTTCCGCCCATCAGCACTGGAGACCCTGAGTCGCCTCACCCAGGGCAGCAGTCCAGACCCCCACAG CGTCAGAAAGGCACATCTAGCCGTGCCCACAGTGCTGTAATTGATGAAGCTGCCAGTTCAATACCCAGAGATCGCCTCCACCTACTGGACGTATTCTCCCGCCCCAACACCACTCACACTTACAGG TCGGACACTCCATTCCGACGTTCCTTCACAGTATTGGACAACATTGGGCAAGGGCGGCCAGGCAGAGCCTCTGTGGGCACAG ACTCCCTTGGAATTGGTGTGACTGGCATCAGTCTTGGCATCAGTAGCTCATCCTTCCTGGACTCATTTTCCCACCATCCCTTGGGGCATTCTCCCAtcgaagatgaagaagagccaGACCCACAGACCCCTGTCCCAG cTCAGGTGGTGCCTGTGTCAGTCCAGCCTCGGACTCACACCCGGGGAAGTATCTCATCCAGAGCCAGCAGACCTGGATTCTAG
- the fam149b1 gene encoding protein FAM149B1 isoform X3 — protein sequence MISRYNRRPVSHKLEIRGLSRSSLDHHPLPEEADDDQTVQHYLHALQEAVSTHNSSETSAASGHSDCPTVISLDSNQSWSGIHSSTGTGISTERSSVFSWGYDEFDKAASLQVQQMFEEIDKELYEGGGEGEGILQGLQDECQQWATRFPHLRILGAQLMCPSDEGFRWYATSMKDCSSISPSAGKEDVVKSQEKGKGSNELNVQGRRAILIRSYSADLDGAFGTSSSSSSQDKPRPIEVEGLMEEYLAFDSRDLEDELEQDCLEAGRRRHPLPPVSPYRCRHQAVLDLLFDDVWRELVGWTKDLVQRHWECCTSSDKKISGNLSPVQQKSEHPLMLLSMPPMMPPKVSHSRVPPLTACLQLQSGKVPSGATTTQQNLNDLIVIHSIPLQQRNLTALERNQEPEERTCHRPGSSVVPSSKHRPRRTLDQSYTLLPRAAHSARRRNPPPRTLMPLVPSLSQSGAAGSMDEVIRGTRLPTANDCLVSPLLPLSRNTLLPPISTGDPESPHPGQQSRPPQVWHSTAHGFSPPQRQKGTSSRAHSAVIDEAASSIPRDRLHLLDVFSRPNTTHTYRSDTPFRRSFTVLDNIGQGRPGRASVGTDSLGIGVTGISLGISSSSFLDSFSHHPLGHSPIEDEEEPDPQTPVPAQVVPVSVQPRTHTRGSISSRASRPGF from the exons ATGATTTCACGATACAACCGAAGACCCGTGTCGCATAAACTTGAGAT TCGTGGGTTATCCCGAAGTAGCCTTGATCACCACCCACTCCCAGAAGAAGCAGATGATGACCAAACTGTTCAACACTACCTCCATGCCCTCCAGGAAGCCGTCTCTACTCACAACAG TTCAGAAACATCTGCTGCCTCAGGCCACTCTGACTGTCCCACCGTCATCTCACTAGACTCCAATCAGTCCTGGTCAGGTATCCACAGCTCCACAGGAACTGGCATCTCCACAGAGAGGAGCTCTGTGTTCTCTTGGGGATATGAT GAGTTCGATAAGGCAGCATCCCTGCAGGTGCAGCAGATGTTTGAGGAAATCGACAAAGAGCTATATGAGGGGGGAGGCGAGGGAGAAGGGATTCTCCAGGGGCTGCAGGATGAATGTCAGCAGTGGGCCACACGCTTTCCACATCTCCG CATCTTGGGGGCTCAACTGATGTGTCCCAGTGACGAAGGTTTCCGGTGGTACGCCACTTCAATGAAAGACTGctcatccatcagtccatcagCAGGCAAAGAGGATGTTGTAAAGTCCCAGGAGAAAGGAAAGGGCAGCAATGA GTTGAATGTGCAGGGGAGGAGAGCAATCCTGATAAGGTCCTATTCAGCAGACTTGGATGGGGCTTTTGGCACATCTAGCAGCTCCTCTAGTCAAGACAAGCCAAGACCGATTGAAGTGGAGGGTCTTATGGAGGAATACCTGGCTTTCGATAGCAGAGACTT GGAGGATGAGCTGGAGCAGGACTGTTTGGAGGCAGGTCGGCGGCGTCAccctctgcctcctgtctcaCCATACCGGTGTCGCCACCAAGCAGTCCTCGATCTGCTGTTTGATGATGTTTGGCGGGAGCTGGTTGGCTGGACGAAAGACCTGGTTCAACGACACTGGGAGTGCTGCACCTCAT CTGACAAAAAGATTTCAGGGAACCTTAGTCCAGTGCAGCAGAAGTCCGAACATCCCTTAATGCTGCTCTCCATGCCGCCCATGATGCCACCGAAAGTGAGCCACAGTAGGGTGCCCCCACTCACAGCTTGCCTGCAACTGCAG TCTGGGAAGGTCCCGAGCGGAGCAACAACAACCCAGCAAAACCTGAACGACCTCATAGTGATCCATAGCATCCCGCTGCAGCAGAGAAACCTGACTGCGCTGGAAAGAAACCA GGAACCAGAAGAACGTACGTGTCACAGACCAGGCTCCAGTGTGGTACCTTCCAGCAAACACCGCCCTCGTCGAACCCTGGACCAGAGCTATACCCTGCTGCCCCGTGCAGCACACTCTGCTCGACGCAGAAACCCTCCTCCCCGAACACTCATGCCACTCGTTCCCAGTCTGAGCCAGTCTGGCGCTGCAGGATCCATGGATGAGGTCATCCGTGGGACACGACT ACCTACAGCAAATGACTGCCTGGTGTCTCCACTGTTGCCTTTGAGCAGGAACACACTGCTTCCGCCCATCAGCACTGGAGACCCTGAGTCGCCTCACCCAGGGCAGCAGTCCAGACCCCCACAGGTATGGCATAGCACGGCTCATGGATTCTCACCCCCACAG CGTCAGAAAGGCACATCTAGCCGTGCCCACAGTGCTGTAATTGATGAAGCTGCCAGTTCAATACCCAGAGATCGCCTCCACCTACTGGACGTATTCTCCCGCCCCAACACCACTCACACTTACAGG TCGGACACTCCATTCCGACGTTCCTTCACAGTATTGGACAACATTGGGCAAGGGCGGCCAGGCAGAGCCTCTGTGGGCACAG ACTCCCTTGGAATTGGTGTGACTGGCATCAGTCTTGGCATCAGTAGCTCATCCTTCCTGGACTCATTTTCCCACCATCCCTTGGGGCATTCTCCCAtcgaagatgaagaagagccaGACCCACAGACCCCTGTCCCAG cTCAGGTGGTGCCTGTGTCAGTCCAGCCTCGGACTCACACCCGGGGAAGTATCTCATCCAGAGCCAGCAGACCTGGATTCTAG
- the ndnfl gene encoding protein NDNF, whose amino-acid sequence MSLMFLSWYLGVAFAMFCGSSWPQTHSALVPENEVPLRPTSWLPEGKIISITLPKGRTRRLYFTLKKKTPGMSVTVSPCDLPIEWSLAARTLKDKPLKSELQWSTKKSMPEVWWQGPGTEQKMHSFTGNAVDTYEGPSYPYTSIYIVRLRSKQQNTRATVYLHEGLGPSGAFPVLPADLQVHTLGVGMTSVTLSWAPSTSIISHPHTQESYDYCVLVNSQKNYPSLCVARESMRKDENQKKDMKKKNRRVTAWPILKEWWWQQWDSYPEPKSLPLSLDDEYADLQCMCKGTENVCTVSELLPDTQYYFDVFVIDKLNRTSMAYKGTFAHTHEEARTAITTLREGELRWVTFKDQGSNSKQLFSFRPRGLQQSGLLTLQSCGRAEKIRVTVSSKGQVLTSQAVGGDLAHIWLQGSPSYLIHLEREGTGHLSSSTDLALPGGLMASVKMQTTSAYHRRGVPSLPSTLQIKSFNRLRGCNSVTLAWMGTEERSLYCVYRRKLENREAEVGGMSDLTTPCLGPESRSDTERVLCKYFQELNPRRAVTTSEIGGLEPGMVYVFDVYLMRRWGIPIKYASKMVKTRKEC is encoded by the exons ATGTCACTCATGTTCCTGTCCTGGTATCTGGGCGTAGCTTTCGCAATGTTTTGTGGCTCTTCCTGGCCCCAGACGCACTCGGCTTTGGTGCCAGAGAATGAGGTGCCTCTTCGTCCAACTTCATGGTTGCCAGAAGGGAAGATCATCTCCATAACACTACCCAAAGGAAGAACCCGCAG GCTGTACTTCACACTGAAAAAGAAGACGCCAGGGATGTCGGTGACCGTCAGCCCCTGTGACCTTCCCATCGAATGGAGTTTGGCTGCCCGCACCCTGAAGGACAAACCCCTCAAGAGTGAACTGCAGT GGAGTACCAAAAAGAGCATGCCAGAGGTGTGGTGGCAAGGTCCGGGAACTGAACAGAAAATGCACAGCTTTACAGGCAATGCAGTGGACACATATGAGGGTCCGTCCTACCCCTACACTTCCATATACATCGTTAGACTGCGCTCCAAACAACAGAACACTCGAGCTACCGTGTATCTCCATGAAGGCCTTGGACCGTCAGGCGCCTTCCCTGTGCTTCCAGCTGACCTTCAAGTTCACACGTTAGGTGTTGGCATGACcagcgtcacactcagctgggCGCCCAGCACCTCCATCATcagccacccacacacacaggagagtTACGACTACTGTGTACTTGTCAACTCTCAGAAAAACTACCCCAGCCTCTGTGTCGCGCGGGAGAGCATGAGGAAGGATGAAAACCAgaaaaaagacatgaagaagaagaataggAGAGTGACAGCATGGCCAATTTTGAAAGAGTGGTGGTGGCAGCAGTGGGACTCTTATCCTGAACCCAAGAGTCTGCCTTTGTCCCTCGATGATGAGTATGCTGATCTCCAATGTATGTGCAAGGGTACAGAGAATGTTTGTACTGTTTCGGAGCTTCTACCTGACACCCAGTATTACTTTGACGTCTTTGTGATTGATAAGCTGAACAGGACCAGCATGGCTTATAAGGGGACATTTGCTCATACACATGAGGAGGCTCGGACGGCAATCACCACGCTTAGAGAAGGGGAGCTCAGGTGGGTGACCTTCAAAGACCAAGGCTCCAACTCAAAACAGTTATTCAGTTTCCGTCCTCGTGGTTTGCAGCAGAGTGGCCTCCTTACCTTGCAGAGCTGTGGTAGAGCTGAAAAGATCAGGGTTACTGTGTCCAGTAAAGGTCAAGTTCTAACTTCTCAGGCTGTGGGAGGAGATTTAGCACATATTTGGCTTCAGGGAAGTCCATCTTATCTAATCCACTTGGAGAGAGAAGGAACAGGCCACCTCTCCTCTTCTACAGATCTAGCGCTACCTGGAGGACTGATGGCTTCAGTAAAGATGCAGACCACTTCAGCCTACCACCGCAGAGGGGTTCCATCTTTACCCTCCACCTTACAGATAAAATCTTTCAATCGGTTGCGCGGTTGCAACAGTGTTACCCTGGCTTGGATGGGCACTGAGGAAAGAAGCCTGTATTGCGTGTACCGACGAAAGCTTGAAAACCGTGAAGCAGAGGTCGGGGGGATGTCAGATCTAACTACACCCTGTCTTGGGCCAGAGTCCCGCTCTGACACCGAGAGGGTTCTCTGCAAATATTTCCAGGAGTTGAATCCCCGACGGGCTGTCACTACTTCTGAGATTGGGGGCCTAGAGCCCGGGATGGTCTATGTGTTTGATGTCTATCTAATGAGACGCTGGGGGATCCCCATCAAGTATGCCAGCAAGATGGTGAAGACCAGAAAGGAATGCTGA
- the dnajc9 gene encoding dnaJ homolog subfamily C member 9, whose amino-acid sequence MGLLERCQELFKTSNLYEVLGIKKEAAEAEIRRSYYKVSLKVHPDRAPEDPLATEKFQVLGKLYAVLNDKEQRAIYDEQGVVDEESDILSQDRCWEEYWRLLFPKITVEDILAFEKKYKGSDEERDDVIQLYVQHQGDMDAIMASAMCCSQEDEPRLCSIIQAAIDRGDVEAFSAFARESEKKKKARRKRADRERQEAEEMQKEMGLGNQDDSLVMMLQQRQKSREQNFNSFLSDLEAKYSKKSGKAKRGKK is encoded by the exons ATGGGTTTGCTCGAGCGGTGCCAGGAGCTCTTCAAGACCTCCAACCTGTACGAGGTGCTGGGCATCAAGAAAGAGGCAGCCGAGGCAGAGATCCGGAGGAGCTACTACAAAGTGTCTCTTAAAGTCCACCCGGACCGAGCTCCAGAAGACCCGCTGGCCACGGAGAAATTTCAG GTGTTGGGAAAGCTGTATGCAGTGCTAAACGACAAAGAGCAGAGAGCTATTTATGATGAGCAGGGGGTGGTGGATGAAGAGTCCGACATCCTCAGTCAGGACCGCTGCTGGGAAGAGTACTGGAGACTGCTCTTCCCAAAG ATAACAGTTGAGGACATCCTTGCAtttgaaaagaaatataaagGCTCCGACGAGGAGCGGGATGATGTGATCCAGTTGTATGTGCAGCACCAGGGAGACATGGATGCCATTATGGCCTCAGCTATGTGCTGCTCCCAAGAGGACGAACCCAGGCTCTGCAGCATCATCCAAGCTGCCATCGATAGAGGAGACGTTGAAGCTTTTTCAGCGTTTGCACGGGAaagtgaaaagaagaagaaggctcGTAGGAAGAGG GCTGATAGGGAGCGTcaagaagcagaagaaatgCAAAAGGAGATGGGGCTCGGTAATCAGGATGACAGTCTTGTGATGATGCTTCAG CAAAGACAGAAGTCCAGAGAGCAGAATTTTAACAGTTTCTTGTCTGACCTGGAAGCAAAATACTccaaaaaaagtggaaaagccAAAAGAGGAAAGAAGTGA